The following nucleotide sequence is from Bradyrhizobium roseum.
CTCGGCCGCAACGAGGAGTGCGGCATCCGCTGCGTCTATCACGGCTGGAAGTTCGACACCGACGGCCGCTGCGTCGACATGCCGACCTCCTATCCCGACCTCAACGCGAAAGACCTGATCCGGATCAAGTCTTATCCGGTGCGCGAATGGGGCGACATGATCTGGGCCTATATGGGCCCGGCCGATCAGGTGCCCGATCTGCCCGATCTGGAAATGGCGCTGGTGCCGGCCTCGCATCGCTTCGTCACCAAGAAATGGCAGGACTGCAACTGGGTGCAGGCACTCGAAGGCTCGATCGACACCGCGCATTTCACCTTCGCGCATCTCTCCTTTGAGAAGGAAGAGAACGAGATCCTCGACATCAAGAAGCATTTTGTGAACCCGCTGACGCGGGTCGCGACCGACCACATGCGCTGGATCGCCGAGGACCCGCGCCCGGTGATCAAGATCAATCCGCACGAAGCCGGGCTGACGGTCGCCGGCGGGCGGCTGACCGGCTCCGATAACATCTACTGGCGCATCGCCCAGTTCCTGATGCCGGTGCACGCCTATGCGCCGAGCTCGATGCCGGGCGAGAACATTTTCGGGCAGACGTTCGTGCCGGTGACCGATACCAATTGCTGGATCTACACCTATGCGTGGAATCCGGAGCGCCCGCTGACCCAGGCCGAGCGCGACGGCTACGCCAACGGCAACGGCGTAATGGCGGTGGTTGACGAGAATTATGTTCCGCTGCGCAACAAGTCGAACGACTATCTGATCGATCGCAAGCTGCAGAAGACGTCCAGTTACACCGGCATCAAGGGCGTCTCCGAGCAGGACGCCGCGGTGCAGGACAGCCAGGGGCCGATCGCCGACCGTACCCGCGAGCATCTCGGGCCGACCGATCTCGGCATCCTGCATTTCCGCAAGCTGGTGATGGACGCCGCACGCGCGCTGCAAAACGGCGAAGCGCCGCCGCATCTGCAGCATCAGCACCGCTATGCCGTGCGCTCCGGCGCTTGCGTCACCAGCAAGACAAAGGACCTCACCGCCGTCATGATCGAGCGCTTCGGTGATGCGGCCGGATATGTCGGCCGCCCGGGCAGGGACGCGGCGGAGTAGGGCGCTCACCGTCATTCCGGGTTCGTGCTTCGCACGCCCCGGAATGACGAGCGATCCCTACAGCGGCATCTTCCGATACTCGCGATTGCTCAAGCTCGCTTCCTCCAGATCGAGGTCGCGCTCGATATGCCGTCTGGTTTCGTCGGTGATCTTGCCGTCGCGGAGCAGGAGGTGGATGAACTTCCGTTCCGCCACGATCAATTCCCGGGTCAGCGCGGCGCCGGCCACCGAGACGTCGTGGGCGTCGGGATCGAGCGAGTTCGGCAGTTGGTTGCTGCGGGTCTCGTGGCGCGCCCGCAGCAGTTTCACGACTTCATCGGAGAGCTGGCGGTCGTCGGTAATGGCGTCGAGCGATTTGAGCGCCGCATCGAGCGCCGCGCGCCTTGCGGCGATCTCGGCCTCGTGTTCCGCGAGATGCTCGGTGCTGCCGTCTTTGGTGACGCCGAGCCACCGCACCACCGGCGGCAATCCGAGCCCCAGTCCGACCAGCGTGATGAAGATGACGCCGAAGGCGACGAACAGGATCATGTCGCGGTAGGGAAAGGGGGCGCCGCCGGGCAGTGCGAGCGGCAGCGCCAGCGCGGCGGCCAGCGACACCGCGCCGCGCACGCCGGTGAAGGCGACCACGAAGACGGCCTGCCAGGAGGGCGTCGGATCGCGTTGGCGGATTCGCTTGCTGAGCAGCCGCGGCAGATAGGTTGCGGGGTAGACCCAGGCGAAGCGGGCGAGAATGACGATGATGGCGACCAGCGCCGTGGCGATCAGGATGTCACCAAGCGGAAACGCCTTCGATTTCTCGAACAGCAGCCGCATCTGGAAACCCGTCAGCAGGAACAGCAGGCCCTCGACCAGATAGATCACCAGGTCCCAGAAGAAAATGCCCTGCAGGCGCGTCGCCGACGAAATCAAAAGCGGTCCGTTCCAGCTGATGTAGAGGCCGCAGGCCACGGTTGCGATCACGCCGGAGCCGCCGAGATGTTCGGGTATCCAGTAGGCGAGGTAGGGGGTGATCAGCGACAGCGTGATCTCGATCTGCGGATCCCGCGCGTGGTGCCGCGCGCGCAACGACAGCCAGCCCACCGCAACGCCGAACAGGATCTCGCAGACGACGATGGCCGCGAACGTGCCCGTCGCTTTCGGCAGCGAGAACAGCCCGGTCGAAATCGCCACCACCGCGAACCGATAGAGGATCAATGCGGTGGCGTCGTTGGCGAGCCCCTCGCCCTCGAGCACCACCAGGATGCGGCGCGGCATGCCGAGCTTGCGGGCAATGGCCAGCGGCGCCACCACGTCCGGCGGCGCGACGATCGCGCCCAGCAGGAAGCCGATGCTCCACGGCAGTCCGATCAGAAAATGGGTCGCGGCCGCGACCGCGAAGGCGGTGAAGATCACGCAGCCGACCGACAGCAGGATGATCGGACGCAGGTTGGATTTGAACTCGCGCCAGCTCATGGCGACGCTCGCCGAGTAGATCAGCGGCGGCAGGAAGACCAGCAGCACCAGCTCAGGCGGCAGTTCCACCGTCGGCATCCCGGGCACGAAGGCGAGCGCGATGCCGGCGAGCAGCAGCAGGATCGCCGGCGCGACGTTGATCCGCCGCGCCAGCAATGCAACGCCGGCCAGCACGGCGAGCAGGATCAAGAACATCTGAAACTTGGCTTCCATGATCGCCCATTCGCAGGGAAAAACCGCGACGTCAATGCGCACGGCGCGCACGCCCCCGGACGACGAGCGAAGCGGTTTCAAGCCGTTACTGAAAAGTTTGTGGCCCTGCCTCCGAACGCGCCCGATCGGCTCCCGTAACAGCAAGCCAGCCCATTGCGGCGAACAGGGCGGGAGCATTGCCATGAAGCATATCGGTCAGCATGCAATCGTGATCGGCGCCAGCTTGGGCGGCCTCCTGGCCGCGCGTGCTGTCGGATTTCTACGCCGTCGTGACCGTGCTGGAGCGCGATGGGTTTCCGCCGCAGCGGCAGCGCGGAGGCCGCACCGGCGGGCGCGCAAATCTGAATCGTCAATACCCGGAATCACAAATCGGTATTGTGCCCATCCTTCGAGACGTCTGCTTCGCGGCCTCCTCTGGGCGAGGTCCGACTTGTTGAAACACAACAACCTCATGCTGAGGAGCGAGCGACGCGAGCGTCTCGAAGCATGGGCAGCAAGCGACTCAGATATTTCCCATACCCGGTACCAGTCGACTACTCGCGCAGATCGTAACGGTAGGATTTCGAGACGATCTTCCAGCCGTCGTTCAGTTTCATCGCCACCAGATAGTCGGTGAAATAGCGCGGCGGCAACTGGCAGCGTACCTTGATGAAGGCGGTCTGGTCGTCCGAGCGATCGATCGTGACGATGAAATCCTCGCGTGGCTTGCCTTCGGCCTTGGCGGAGGGGCGCTTGCGCACGCGATCCAGCCAGTCGGGCACGGTCAAAACCTGCAACTCGCCCTTTTCCAGCCAGCGCAAATCGGCGCTGGTGTCGAAGATCGCGCCGAGCTTGTCGGCATCGCCCTCATAAAGGCCATCAAAATAGGTCTTCACCACGGCTTCGACGGTCGATCGGTCGGCGTTCACGGCTGTTCTCCCAGCAAATGAAAAATGGTTCGAGGGAATAAGCCATGAACGCGCCGATAGCGCTATTGAGAAAAGTCGAACGCTCGCATCGCTGGGGAAGAATGCGTGTCTTGCGGGGTTGCGGTAAGGCGCTGTCTTTGTCGCCGGGGAACCGGCGAACAGCCGCGGCCATCGCCGAACCTTGCGGCTTGTTCGCCTGACCAAGGATATGGCAGGGCACCATTCACATCCGTGTGGATCGTGACGTACCTCACAAAGCCAGACTGTGGCTTCTGGTACGCAGGCTGGTGTGGTAAAAAAGTTCAAGGCTCCGGAGGAGTCACGATGATGTCTGGATATTTAAAATTGTGCCGATTAGCCGTTGCAGCCGCCAGCTTCCTGCTGGTCAGCGCACCTGCGTTTGCCGAAAAGCGCGTGGCGCTGGTGCTGGGCAATTCCGCCTACCGCAACGTCGCCCCGCTCGCCAATCCCATTAACGATAGCATGAAGATTGCAGCGACGCTGAAAGAGGCCGGCTTCGACGTGGTCGATTCCCGCCGTGACCTGCCGGCCGCCGAAACCCGCCGCGCGCTACGCGACTTTGCCGACAAGGCGCGTGATGCCGATATCGCGGTGGTCTACTACGCCGGCCACGGTATCGAGGTGGATGGCGGCAACTACCTCATTCCCGTCGATGCGCGGCTTGAGCGCGATACCGACATCTATGACGAGGGCCTGTCGCTCGACCGCATCCTGATCGCGATCGAGCCGGCCAAGAAACTGCGGCTGGTGATTCTCGATGCCTGCCGCGACAATCCGTTTTCGCGGACCATGAAGCGCACCGTCGCTTCGCGCGCGATCGGGCAGGGCCTCGCCAAGGTCGAGCCGACCAGCCCGAACGTGCTGATCGCCTATTCCGCCAAGGCCGGTTCCACCGCGGCCGACGGCGACGGCCAGAACAGCCCGTTCACGTCGGCGCTGTCTCAACATTTGACAAAACCCGGCCTCGACGTGCGCCGCGCCTTCGGCTTCGTCCGCGACGAGGTGCTCAAGTCCACCGGCAACAAGCAGGAGCCCTTCGTGTACGGCTCGCTCGGCGGCGAGGACGTGCCGCTGGTGCCGGCAAAGGCGGTGCCCGCCGCTGCGCCCGTCCCGAGCCCGCAGGCCGAGGCCCGCCGCGATTATGAGCTGGCGCTGCAGGTCGGCAACAAGAGCGCGCTCAACGCCTTCCTCGCGCAATATCCCGACGGTTTCTACGCCAGCCTTGCCAAGCTGCAGCTCGACAAGCTTTCCGCCGAGGAAGCGCGCGTCGCCGCGACCGAAAGGGCCCGCATGGCCGAGCAGGAACGCGCGCGGCTCGTCGCCGAGGGCGCCCAGAAGGCGCAGCAGGCCAAGGCCGACGCAGATGCCAGGGCCGCCGAGCAGGCGCGCCTTGCGGCCGAGAAGGCCAAGCAGGTGGCGCAGGAACAGTCCGCCGCCGCCGAGCAGAAGCGCGCTGCTGCCGAGGCTGCCGCCGCTGCACCGGGCCCCGCACCCGCCGACAAGGCGGTGAACGTGGCCGCGCTCGCCGCCGGCCCGCCGCAGCCCGACGTCACCAAGTCGGTGCAATCGGAACTGCGCCGCGTCGGCTGCCTGACCGGCAACGCCGATGGCACCTGGAACAGTTCCACGCAGCGTTCGCTGTCACAGTTCAACCGTTATGCCGGCACAAAGGTCGATACCAAGGTCGCAAGCGTCGATACGCTCGACACCATCAAGCTGAAATCGTCCCGCGTCTGCCCGCTGGTCTGCGAGCACGGTTTCCAGGCCGAGGGCGAGCGCTGCACCAAGATCGTCTGTGCCGAGGGCTCTTTCCTCAACGACGACAATGAGTGCGAGAAGCGCCGCGCCAAGAAGCCGGTGGCGGCACGCGAGCGGCCGGAACCGCGGCGCGATTACCCCGAAGCACGGCGCGCGCCGGAAGCGACCAAGCGCGTCTACATCACCGGCTCCCAGGTGCCGCGTGGCGCAGGGACCGGGGCCAACGGCCGACCCTTGACCGGCCAGGACCGTGCCACGGGTTGCCACTCCTTCGGCGCCATCATGTCGGGCGTCTGCCCGTAGGCTGCCAATCAGGAAGGTGTCGTCACCCGCCTTGTGCGCAACAGCGCGCCAGGGCGGGTGACCCAGTATTCCAGAGGCCTCAGTAATAGAACCGAAGGGCCGCGGCGTACGCGGGGAATGACAGATGAGTTTGACGGGCGGCAAATAGATGCTTGTAAAGCCCTGAGCGATTCCAAAAGCTTAGCTACTGTGCATGGGGTTGTTTTCGATGTTTTGGTTTCGGCCCCCCGCCGCCTGCTTCAAGCCCTCGCCGGCCAGTCCTCAGATCGCACTTCCCGCGATATTCACCATCAACGCAATCAGCGCCGTATTGAACACGAACGAGATGATGCCGTGCACGGTCGCGGTGCGGCGGATGATCCTGTCGGTGATGCCGACGTCGGAGACCTGCGCGGTCATGCCGATGACGAACGAGAAATAGACGAAGTCCCAGTAGTCCGCCTCGGCATGGCTGTCGCCGCTCGGGAACTGCAGGCCGCCGGGCTTCTTGTTGCGATAGAAGTCGTGGGCTTAGTGCAGCGCGAAGGCCGTGTGCACGATTGCCCACGACAGCGCGATCGTCACGATGGCCAAGGTCATCTCGGCGGGGTTGCCCTTGGCCGCGCCGAGCTCGATCACGATGGCCGCCAGACTCGCGAAGGCGCCGAGCGCGGTCAACAGCAGCAGCAGGAAGCGTCCATCATCCTGAATGACGGCGCTGCGCCTGATATGGCTGGTGTCACAGCGCATCATCATGCTGTAGGCGAGCACGAGATACAGGGCGGCGAAGACGTCCCAGGCGACCACCAGACGCGTCGCGAACCGCAGCCCATCCGGCAGCAGGAAGAATATGACGATGCCGAGCGCGAGCGCGATGAAGGTGCGCGGGCGGCCATAGACCATGCGGACAGGCAGCGGCAGGTTGCGGAAGCGAACAAGGTAGTCTTCGAATTCCTTGTTCATCCGGTTCCTTCGGCTGCGAGAGGCGCTAGTTCTTGCGCTCCGCGACGAAGCGTGCGGCCGCCCGCAATACGTCGCCCTTCGTCCCGAAGATCGCAAGGGCCGAATCGGCCCGCGCCAGCAGGTCGCGCACGCGCTGCTTGGCGCCGTCGATGCCGAGCTGGGTGACGAAGGTGGTCTTGCCGAGCGCGGCATCGGCGCCGGCCGGCTTGCCGAGGGCTTCGGCGTCGCCCTCGACGTCGAGCAGATCGTCGGCGATCTGGAACGCCTCGCCGAGCGCGCGGCCGTAATCGTCGAGCGCCTGGTATTGCTTTTCCGTCGACTGGCCGAGGATGGCGCCGGCGATGCAGCCATAGCGCAACAGGGCGCCGGTCTTCATCTGCTGCAGCCGCGCCACGTCGACCGGTTCGCGGTCGCCGAAGCGGCCTTCGCCGGCGAGGTCGAGGATCTGGCCGCCGACCATGCCGCCGATGCCTGACGCGCGCGCCAGCGCTCGCGTCAGCAGCAGGCGCACGGTCGGGTCCTTGTGGATCTCGTCGCGGGTGACGATGTCGAACGCCAGCGTCAGGAGGCCGTCGCCGGCGAGGATCGCGGTGGCGTCGTCGGTCTGCTTGTGCAGGGTGGGGCGACCGCGGCGCAGGTCGCTGTTGTCCATCGCCGGCAGGTCGTCATGGATCAGCGAGTAGCAGTGGATGCATTCCAGCGCCGCGCCGACCAGCAGCGCGGCCTCGCGCGGAACGCCGAACACGGCCGAGCTTTCGGCCACCAGAAAGGGGCGCAGCCGCTTGCCGCCGCCGAGGCTCGAATAGCGCATCGCGTCCATCAGCCGCTTCGGCCGGGTGATCTCGTCGGGCAGCACCGTATCGGACAACAGTCTTGCCAGCAGCGCTTCGGTATCGTCCGCGGTCTGGTCCAGGCGCTTGGCAAAATCGGCGTTGGCGGTCGTCATTAAGAATAGCTCCAGATCAATTTGGGCGGACAATCGTTGATGGCAACGGCTTCGTCAATTCCATGACGGAGGTCACAAAAGGGCTGGAAAACGCCCTAGATATCATGGAGATGTCACGTGGGTGGGGCCATTGATCGCCCCGGGGGCCGGCTCGGGCCGAACCGGAAGCTTCCAAGTTGCGCATTGTCCGAAATCTGGTGCTGGTCCTGCTTGCGGTGCTGTTGCTGCCCTATCTGGTGGCGCCGCTGTACCGGATCGGCCATCCGGTGTCGGCGCTGATGGCTTGGCGCTGGCTGACGGGGGCGCCGGTGTCGCGGCAATGGATCGATTTCAACGCCATGTCGCCCGCCCTGCCGCGCACGGTGGTGGGTTCGGAGGACGCCAAATTCTGCAGCCATCACGGCGTCGACTGGGACGCTTTGCAGGACGCGATCGACGACGCCGGGGATGGCGAGCCCGCCCGCGGCGGCTCGACCATCACCCAGCAGGTAGCCAAGAACCTGTTTCTCTGGCCGGGCCGCAGCGTGGTCCGGAAAGGCCTGGAACTGCCGCTGGCGATGTGGATCGATTTCGTGCTGCCCAAGCAGCGGATTCTGGAGATCTACCTCAACATCGCCGAACTCGGCCCGTCCGGGCAGTTCGGGGCCGAAGCGGGTGCGATGTACGCCTTCGGCCGTTCGGCATCGACGCTGTCGTCGCGCGAGGCGGCCCTGCTGGCGGCGATCCTGCCCAATCCGGTCCGGCGAAGCGCCCGCAATCCCGGCCCGGGGGTCCGGCGGCTGGCCGGGACTTATATGGCGCGGGCAGGCGCGGTGCCGCGCTGCTGGAGCGAGAATCGCGCCTATTGAGCCAATTTTCGGCCAATTTAACCGCTGGCCGGCCTAGCTTTACGCCATGCCATCCTCTATAAGCGCGGCCTTATCGGCATCGCAGCCCGCGCAGCAGGCGCCGGGCCGTCCGGCTTCGGACGGTGCCTCCACAACACATCTGCCCGCAACACCCCTAGAGGATCGTTATGGCCGTTCCGAGAAGAAAAACATCGCCCTCGCGGCGTGGCATGCGCCGTTCGGCGGACGCCCTGAAGAAGCCGACCTATGCGGAAGACAAGGATTCCGGCGAACTGCGCCGTCCGCATCACCTCGACCTCAAGACCGGCATGTACAAGGGCCGGCAGGTGCTCAAAAAGAAAGAATCCTGATCGGGTTCGGGGGATAAGACGCGACTTCGACTCGCGTCCGCCCGAATTTGGCCAACGAGTGGGCCAACGGTTCCGCAGGGCGAAGCGCTGCTTCGCCCGGGGACAATCCGGTTATCCTGTAAGGCGCGATACCCATGGTCGGTTTTCCGCTGCTTCTGATTCCGCTCGCGATCTACAACATCATCGTCTTCCTGATGCCCGACGTGTCGTTCACCGACCCGTTGGTGAAGCTGACATTGGTGTCGGGGGCGGAGTGGACGGTCACGCTCAGCGATATCTTGCTGACGCTCTCGATCCTGCTGCTGCTTGCCGAAGTCATCAAGGGTGCGCGCCCCGGTGCGAAATACCTGACCGACCATTTGCTGTCGCTGATCGTGTTCGGCGCGGCGGCGGCCGAATTCGTGATGTGGCCGAAATTCGCCACCTCGACCTACTTCCTGATGACGGCGCTGTCGCTGGTGGATTTCATCTCCGGTCTCGCCTTGCGAACGCGACGCCGCGCGGCCGTGCCTGCTCCCGAGCGTCCGGCAAAGGCCGAAAAGACCGAACCCGAGAAAGTCGAGCCACCGGCGCCCGAGCCTCAGCCGGTCCCTGCGTCACCTGCACCGGTTAGGCCAGAGGCCCCGCCGGCCACCGCCGTCGCGGAATCCGTGCTGCAGGAAAATCCCGAGCCAAAGCCAGCTCCGGCTCCGACAGCGCCGCAGCCAACTCCAGTCGTGCCCGAGCCGGATTCTCCGAAAACGGCTTCGCCGGAGGTCCATTCGCCAGAGATCCCGTCGCCGGGACTGCAGCCGGGCCCAAGCTTTCCGCCATCGGACAAACCGGATACGCCGCGCTGATCTAGATGGTGTGCCGCGTCCGGAAGCCCGAACCGAAGCGCAGGCTCTGGCCGGCGCCATAGGCGGTCTGGGCATCCGCCAGCGAAGCCCGCCGCAGGCGGCGGGTCTGCGGCGCCTGGTCGGCGGTCGCGATCAACTGCGCGACGAAGGTTGGATCGGGCCGCGGTGCCGGTCGCGGCGACCAGTGCACGGCCTCGGTTACCGGCACCAGCGCGGCATGAACCGGCTCGTCGAGATCGACGAACTCGCCATCCAGGATTTTGTCCGAACGATCGTACTCCAGCATCGCACACCGTAACCGGCTAAAACTGTCACGTTTTGGGGCGTTACCCCCCTCTGCGAGCTGACCTCGCAAGGCCCATGCCGATTCCTAACAATTCGTTCCCGCCGTCCCGGAAAGCCCGAAAAACGTGGTTTCCGGATTATTTATCAACATGGCCTAGCCTTGCTCGCGCAAGCGCCACTATCCTCATGGCACGGGGATCACCCCGCCGGTGTCCCGAATCGAGACGTCCCGATGCTACCTGTTCCACACGCTTCCAGCATCCTCGCCTCGCTCGGTCAGGCGGCCTTCGTCTGGGACCTGACGGCGGATACGATCGCCTGGAGCGACAGTGCCGGCGCGGTCTTCACCGATATTCCGGCGGAAGCGCTGGCTAGCGGCTCGGCCTTCGCCAGGCTGATCGAGCCTTCCCGTTCGATCCGTGACGAGGCGCTGGCCCAATCGGCGTCGTCGCGGAGCGACGAAGGCGTCACCTACCGCATTGAATACGGCGTGCGGGCTGCGGCCTCCGCGCCGGTGATCTGGATCGAGGAGACCGGTTGCTGGTTTGCGGGGGCGGACGGCAAACCCGTGCGTGCGCAGGGCATCGTCCGGATCAACAACGAGCGCCACGCCCGCGACGAGCAACTGATGCGGCTGTCGCGGCACGATCCGCTGACCGGTGAACTCAACCGGACCCATCTCGTCGCTGCGCTGGCGGAGACGATCGAGGAGACCATGCGTTTCCGCTCGACCAGCGCCTTCATGCTGATCGGCATCGATCATCTGTCGCGCGTCAACGACGCCTTCGGTTTCGACGTCGCGGATGCCGTGATTGCCGAGGTCGGGAAGCGCATCCGCGCCAAACTGCGCGGCGGCGACGTGCTCGGCCGCTTCTCCGGCAACAAGTTCGGGTTGATCTTGCGGAATTGCACCGTCGACGACACCAACACCGCGGCCGAGCGTTTCCTGGCCGGCATCCGCGACACGGTGATCCCGACCAGATCCGGCCCGGTCTCGGTGACCGCCTCGATCGGCGCGATTACCATCCCGCGCTACGCGCGCACCGCCGATGAAGCCGTCAGCCGCGCCCAGGAAACGCTCGACGGGGCCAAGCGCCGCCGGGCCGGATCGTTCGCGCTGTGGAAGCCGAACGTCGAACGCGACGCCCAGCGCCGCGTCAACATCCGCGTCACCGACGAGATCGTCACCGCGCTCAACGAGCGCCGCATCGTCGCCGCGTTCGAACCGGTGGTCGAGGCGCGTTCGCGGCAGCCGGCGTTCTACGAGTGTCTGGTGCGGATGGAGCAGGCGGACGGGCAGGCGCTGCTGGCGCCCGATATCGTCCCCGTCGCGGAGCGGCTGGGCCTGATCCGGCTGGTCGACCACCGCGTGCTGGAACTGGCGATCGCCGAACTGGCGGCGTCGCCGACCGTGCGGCTCAGCCTCAACATCTCGCCCGACACCACCATGGATCCGGATTGGTGGGCCGGGATCGAATCGCTGATGAAGGCCCATCCCGGCGCGGGCGAGCGGCTGATCGTCGAAATCACCGAAACGGTCGCGATCCAGGATATCGACGATATCCGCGGCTTCGTCACCCGGCTGAAGAATTTCGGCAGCCAGATTGCGATCGACGATTTCGGCGCCGGCTACACTTCGTTCCGTAACTTGCGCAAGCTCGGCGTCGACATCGTCAAGATCGACGGCGCTTTCGTGCAGAACATCGCGCGCTCGGCGGACGATCGCGCCTTCGTGCACACGCTGATCGATCTGGCCAACCGCCTGCAGATCAAGACGGTAGCGGAATGGGTGCAGGACGAGGAAGCCGCCGTGATGCTGCGCGAATGGGGCTGCGACTACATCCAGGGCCGCCTGATCGGGCTGGCGTCGCCGGACCGGCCGTGGGCCGCCACGGCCGACACCGCGCTGCCGGCGGCGGGCTGATTCATCGGCCACCCCCGCGGCGAGGGCGAGAGAGCATCAGGCTGGCGCCCCGCCGTCGGCCGCCGCAGGGGTATCCTGCTGCACCTGGCCGTCGACGATGTGGATGCGGCGATGCATCTTCGCGGCCAGATCGAGATCGTGGGTGACCGCGACCACGGTCTTGCCGTCCAGCGCCACCAGGTCGCGGAGGATGCCGAACACCTGCGCCGTCGAAACGGAATCGAGGCTCCCGGTCGGCTCGTCCGCGAGAATGACCGGCGGATCATTGGCCAGCGCCCTGGCGACCGCGACGCGTTGGCGCTGGCCGCCGGATAGTTGATCCGGTGTTTTATGGCGATGGTCGCCGAGCCCGAGCGAGTCCAGCAATTCCTCGGCGCGCGCGATGATTGACCGTGGGGACAGGCGCGCCAACGCGCGCATCGGTAACGCGACATTCTCGGTGATGCTGAATTCCGGAAGCAGAAAGTGGAACTGAAATACGAAACCCAGCCGCGCGAGCCGGACCTTGGCCCGTTCATTCTCGGTCATGGCGGTGGTGGAGCGGCCGTCGATCAGAACGTCGCCGTCGGTCGGCAGGTCGAGCA
It contains:
- a CDS encoding ABC transporter ATP-binding protein, yielding MSPPLIEARRVTKILSGVVPVTLVRDINLTIMPREFIAITGPSGSGKSSLLYLLGLLDLPTDGDVLIDGRSTTAMTENERAKVRLARLGFVFQFHFLLPEFSITENVALPMRALARLSPRSIIARAEELLDSLGLGDHRHKTPDQLSGGQRQRVAVARALANDPPVILADEPTGSLDSVSTAQVFGILRDLVALDGKTVVAVTHDLDLAAKMHRRIHIVDGQVQQDTPAAADGGAPA